One Succinivibrio dextrinosolvens DNA window includes the following coding sequences:
- a CDS encoding nucleotidyl transferase AbiEii/AbiGii toxin family protein, with translation MPQFNRRELDVRARKYGFIRDTFEKVLRLRAILDFMNTQEYMREHLLLKGGTAINLTVFNLPRLSVDIDLDFVPNMSRKETINEREHLTAILKGFMSDQGYSLSDSSRFSHSLDAFHYNYVNAAGNKDMIKIEINYSLRTHVLSPEDRVFVTDAFGEPIKVRTVAAIEIFAAKTNALLSRAAARDLYDFCNMVDSNLFSEKEELFRKCIIFYATISAKEVNKNFDTSAIDSLVFSKIKSDLFPVLAVKDKFDLEGKKQKAKAYINSIMKPTSLEMEYIERFIAKEYKPELLFEDTEIIERLRNHPMALWKCK, from the coding sequence ATGCCACAATTTAATAGAAGAGAGCTAGATGTAAGAGCTCGCAAATATGGTTTTATTCGCGATACCTTTGAGAAGGTTCTTCGATTGAGAGCAATTCTTGATTTCATGAATACGCAGGAATACATGCGAGAACATTTGTTGCTTAAAGGTGGAACGGCCATAAATCTGACCGTTTTCAATCTTCCAAGATTATCTGTCGATATTGATTTGGATTTTGTTCCAAACATGTCAAGAAAAGAAACTATAAACGAAAGAGAGCACTTGACTGCGATTCTAAAAGGATTCATGTCGGATCAAGGGTACTCTCTTTCTGACTCATCAAGATTTAGCCATAGTTTGGATGCATTCCATTATAACTATGTGAACGCAGCCGGAAATAAAGATATGATCAAGATAGAGATCAACTATTCGCTAAGAACTCACGTACTATCTCCAGAAGACAGAGTGTTTGTGACTGATGCTTTTGGCGAGCCAATAAAAGTCAGGACGGTTGCTGCTATTGAGATCTTTGCGGCAAAAACTAATGCTCTGTTAAGTAGAGCGGCTGCAAGGGATCTGTATGACTTCTGTAATATGGTTGACAGTAACTTGTTTTCTGAAAAGGAAGAATTGTTTAGGAAATGTATTATATTCTATGCAACGATTTCAGCAAAAGAAGTAAACAAAAACTTTGATACGTCAGCCATAGACAGTCTTGTCTTTTCAAAAATAAAATCAGATTTGTTCCCTGTTCTAGCTGTGAAGGATAAGTTTGACCTTGAAGGAAAGAAACAAAAGGCTAAAGCGTACATAAATTCGATTATGAAGCCGACTTCTCTGGAAATGGAATATATAGAAAGATTCATAGCAAAGGAATATAAACCAGAGCTTCTTTTTGAAGATACTGAGATTATTGAGCGTTTACGGAATCACCCGATGGCACTATGGAAATGTAAATGA
- a CDS encoding type IV toxin-antitoxin system AbiEi family antitoxin domain-containing protein: MNLYFELLRYPTFSIKEVNGFYSSERTAMAALGKLLKENMVLKIRNGLYTCLSGENGGPVANRFQIASAITPSSYVSHHSAFEYYGTVDQVFYEVYVGSETRFHDFEFDGYTYHCVKGQMKEGIVVPDFSGGVKITDKERSITDSIKDINLIAGLEEVLSCVLSVNSINEAKLLKYLVGYDSAFLYQKIGFIFSVFQMELGISNDFIKICKDRIGNSKRYLTTGISNPAYSSEWMLVYPKNIKSMKNVEMEDATI; this comes from the coding sequence ATGAACTTGTATTTTGAACTGTTACGATATCCCACATTTTCCATTAAAGAGGTAAATGGCTTTTATTCAAGTGAACGTACAGCAATGGCTGCATTAGGAAAGCTTCTGAAGGAAAATATGGTATTAAAGATTCGCAATGGATTATATACCTGTTTGAGCGGAGAAAATGGTGGACCTGTTGCGAACAGATTCCAAATTGCCAGTGCTATCACTCCATCTTCGTATGTATCTCATCATTCTGCTTTTGAATATTATGGAACTGTTGATCAGGTTTTCTACGAGGTTTATGTCGGATCTGAGACTCGTTTTCATGACTTTGAATTTGATGGGTACACTTATCATTGTGTCAAAGGACAGATGAAGGAAGGCATAGTTGTTCCCGATTTTAGTGGTGGTGTGAAGATTACAGATAAGGAACGATCGATAACAGATTCCATAAAGGATATAAATTTAATCGCCGGACTAGAAGAGGTGCTTTCATGTGTTCTGTCTGTGAACAGTATTAATGAAGCAAAATTATTAAAATATCTGGTTGGATATGACAGTGCCTTTTTATATCAGAAGATCGGTTTTATTTTTAGTGTATTTCAGATGGAACTAGGCATAAGCAATGATTTTATAAAGATATGTAAAGATAGGATCGGAAATTCAAAGCGGTATCTGACAACCGGAATAAGTAATCCTGCCTATTCTAGCGAATGGATGTTAGTTTATCCAAAGAATATTAAGAGCATGAAAAACGTAGAGATGGAAGATGCCACAATTTAA
- a CDS encoding PTS glucose transporter subunit IIA: MRKFLSVLEPSTLKRVKSPFEGNVLPLSMIKNTIISSNVIGPSVAVKPTSDTLRAPCDGIIKTISDKHNALIIEVGKVQLIINAGLNPQKYHDNLFVIKVREGDTVTTGMPLLSYNLEILNQIDPCFTCVLTVRQVKSIRSFSFTSNKKVFFDTVLFRLNIS, from the coding sequence TTGAGGAAATTTTTATCTGTTTTAGAACCTTCAACACTTAAAAGGGTTAAATCTCCTTTTGAGGGAAATGTACTGCCTCTTTCAATGATTAAGAACACCATAATTTCAAGCAATGTTATCGGACCTTCTGTTGCGGTAAAGCCAACTTCTGATACCTTAAGAGCTCCTTGTGACGGCATTATTAAAACCATTTCAGATAAACATAATGCTCTAATCATTGAGGTCGGCAAAGTTCAGCTTATAATAAATGCAGGTCTGAATCCTCAAAAGTACCACGATAATCTTTTTGTTATCAAGGTTAGAGAGGGTGACACGGTTACCACCGGAATGCCTCTGCTATCCTATAACCTTGAAATTCTTAATCAGATCGATCCCTGTTTTACCTGTGTGCTGACTGTTCGTCAGGTTAAATCCATCAGAAGCTTTTCTTTCACTTCCAACAAAAAAGTTTTTTTTGATACAGTTCTTTTCAGACTTAATATCAGCTAG
- a CDS encoding RNA-guided endonuclease InsQ/TnpB family protein, with protein MIFTKTLKIRINVPSEQETLLRQMTEQYRQACNFISEYVFTHSFDLNFFSLNKVLYRDIRGKYRLKSQLAQSSIKTVIARYKTVKEQLLEHPYCYKDEKGEWQSIPKTLEWLFKPVSFSRPQTDLVRNRDYSFVENGSLLSINTLGERIKCTYEREHFKEYFDGSWRFGTAKLVKLKGLWYLHIPVTREKEDFKKENVKHIVGIDRGLRFLSVSYDEEGKTEFISGKKIATKRNKFLELRRELQAKGTKSARRRLKAISGRENRWMSDVNHQISKTLVRKYGKDTLFILEDLTGVSFDERNLSRTAKQRYDLRSWSFYQLEQFLKYKAQETGSEVLRVSAKYTSQRCPVCGRIHKQSRDHNRHLYSCPCGYKSNDDRVGAMNIQNLGKRWLSGEKDPRYKKDNN; from the coding sequence TTGATATTTACAAAAACATTAAAAATAAGAATTAATGTACCTTCAGAACAGGAAACACTGTTACGTCAGATGACGGAGCAGTATCGACAGGCATGTAATTTTATTTCAGAATACGTTTTTACCCATTCCTTTGACTTGAACTTCTTCAGTCTCAATAAAGTACTGTACAGGGATATAAGAGGAAAGTATAGACTTAAATCTCAGCTTGCACAGTCATCCATTAAAACAGTTATTGCAAGATATAAAACTGTAAAAGAACAGCTTTTAGAGCATCCATACTGCTATAAAGACGAGAAAGGCGAATGGCAGAGCATACCAAAGACACTGGAATGGCTTTTTAAGCCGGTGTCTTTCAGCAGACCACAGACAGATTTGGTTCGCAACAGAGATTACAGTTTTGTTGAAAATGGAAGTCTGTTATCAATCAATACTCTTGGAGAAAGGATCAAATGTACTTATGAGAGAGAACATTTCAAAGAATATTTTGATGGCAGCTGGAGATTTGGAACAGCGAAGCTTGTGAAACTCAAAGGCCTATGGTATCTGCATATTCCTGTAACCAGAGAAAAAGAAGATTTCAAAAAAGAGAATGTAAAACATATAGTGGGAATAGACAGAGGCTTACGCTTTCTGTCTGTAAGCTATGATGAAGAAGGAAAGACCGAATTTATAAGCGGAAAGAAGATTGCAACAAAGCGAAACAAATTCCTTGAGCTGAGACGAGAGCTTCAGGCTAAAGGAACAAAATCAGCAAGACGAAGACTAAAAGCTATATCCGGACGAGAAAACCGCTGGATGTCAGATGTAAACCATCAGATATCAAAGACACTCGTGAGGAAGTATGGCAAAGATACACTGTTTATTCTTGAGGATTTAACCGGTGTAAGTTTTGATGAGCGCAATCTTTCAAGAACAGCAAAACAGAGGTATGACCTAAGAAGCTGGAGCTTCTACCAGCTGGAGCAGTTTCTAAAATACAAAGCTCAAGAGACGGGTTCTGAAGTACTTAGGGTAAGTGCAAAATACACATCTCAGAGATGTCCCGTATGTGGAAGGATCCACAAACAGAGCAGAGATCATAACAGACATCTGTATAGCTGCCCATGCGGCTATAAATCCAATGATGACAGAGTTGGAGCCATGAATATTCAGAATCTTGGAAAGAGATGGCTGTCAGGAGAAAAGGATCCTAGATACAAAAAGGATAATAACTGA
- a CDS encoding HNH endonuclease, with translation MQNDEKIFICKVSYNWYQVIKANFISNGSSYSNCWYTKMDEFNHDSDDNLTPAPGSMMLFVVERDEHQYIVGGGYYFTHIELSPDDCWYRYGVRAGYLSHDSFINRIKECQGNLNEKLSCYIATASFIFVRSQMVKVPEAFMFNLENKSRFLLDLDTPLGRYLYKVSNDRRLSIADFVATDHTWPGIYYKAVINRSYDRTSQYKTTLLSIYNRKCAVTGCTLVPALEVAHIKTMYDERYVDYDNGIILRADLHSLFSKGLMTFCYMGKNKVVVKLSNKMIEENAPYSEYEGVELKLPDDRKYWPNKEYLQWHNTIRFENWLKYGEFSLIDSLPMHPKRDLV, from the coding sequence ATGCAAAATGACGAAAAAATCTTCATATGTAAGGTGTCTTACAACTGGTATCAGGTTATTAAGGCTAACTTTATATCCAATGGTTCAAGCTATTCTAACTGCTGGTATACCAAAATGGATGAGTTTAACCATGACTCTGATGATAACCTTACCCCTGCACCCGGCTCTATGATGCTTTTCGTAGTTGAAAGGGATGAACATCAGTATATAGTCGGCGGTGGCTATTATTTTACTCATATAGAGCTAAGTCCTGATGACTGCTGGTATCGATACGGTGTACGTGCCGGATATCTATCCCATGATTCCTTTATTAATAGAATAAAAGAGTGTCAAGGAAATCTGAATGAGAAACTCTCCTGTTATATTGCAACCGCATCCTTTATCTTTGTAAGAAGCCAAATGGTAAAGGTTCCTGAGGCTTTCATGTTTAATCTTGAGAATAAATCCAGATTCCTTCTGGATCTGGATACTCCATTAGGCAGATATCTTTACAAGGTTTCAAACGACAGACGTCTGTCGATTGCAGATTTTGTTGCCACAGATCATACTTGGCCGGGAATTTACTACAAGGCTGTTATCAACAGGAGTTATGATAGAACCTCTCAGTACAAGACTACTCTGTTATCCATCTATAACAGAAAATGTGCAGTTACCGGCTGTACTCTGGTTCCAGCCCTGGAAGTTGCTCATATTAAAACCATGTATGATGAGAGATATGTTGACTATGATAACGGCATTATTCTAAGAGCCGATCTGCATAGTCTGTTTTCAAAAGGTCTGATGACTTTCTGTTATATGGGAAAGAACAAGGTTGTTGTTAAGCTCTCCAATAAGATGATTGAGGAGAATGCTCCTTACTCAGAGTATGAAGGTGTGGAGCTTAAGCTTCCTGATGACAGAAAGTACTGGCCTAACAAAGAATATCTGCAGTGGCACAATACCATCAGATTTGAAAACTGGCTCAAGTATGGCGAGTTCAGTCTGATTGATTCGCTGCCAATGCATCCAAAAAGGGATTTAGTTTAA
- a CDS encoding NAD(P)H-dependent oxidoreductase has translation MNKVILISGHPDLKNSLSNRTILEELKRLSPEVEIRKLDELYPNYKIDIEAEQKALIDADLIIWQFPMFWYGLPALLKKWLEDVFAHGFAYGSQGTALKGKMLLISLTTGAPLLNYAHGSTFSHTIEEFLIPYEEAANLCKMEYLRPIYSGGMMFIPGVSSEESKELIIEKAKEHAQRLHEVIKSL, from the coding sequence ATGAATAAAGTTATACTTATCAGTGGACACCCTGATCTTAAGAATTCTCTATCTAACAGAACAATCCTTGAAGAATTGAAAAGACTATCACCGGAAGTTGAAATCAGAAAACTTGATGAACTTTATCCTAATTACAAAATTGACATTGAGGCAGAACAGAAAGCACTTATAGATGCAGATTTAATAATCTGGCAGTTTCCTATGTTCTGGTACGGATTACCAGCTCTTCTGAAAAAGTGGCTTGAGGATGTATTCGCTCATGGCTTTGCATACGGTTCTCAGGGAACCGCACTAAAAGGAAAGATGCTCCTGATTTCACTCACAACCGGAGCTCCGCTCTTGAATTATGCCCATGGATCAACCTTCAGTCATACAATTGAGGAATTTCTAATTCCTTACGAGGAGGCTGCAAACCTGTGTAAAATGGAGTATTTAAGACCAATTTACTCTGGAGGAATGATGTTTATCCCTGGAGTAAGCAGTGAAGAGTCAAAGGAGCTGATTATAGAAAAGGCAAAAGAGCACGCCCAAAGACTACATGAAGTGATCAAGTCTCTGTAG
- a CDS encoding sodium/sugar symporter, with the protein MENVVAGLSTVDYVIFGVYALVVIAIGLFASKKNTQSAEGYFLAGKSIPWWAVGASLIAANISAEQFIGMSGSGFAIGFGIAAYEFMAAVTLILVGKYFLPIFIEKGIYTIPEFVEKRFNKTLKTILAVFWLCLYIFVNLSSVLYLGGTALQVILGIPMMYAILGLAAFALIYSVYGGLSAVVWTDVIQVAVLVIGGFATSYLSLKWIGGDNGALAGFSTLINEVPDHFTMILDQSNPQFSNLPGIAVLIGGMWVANLYYWGFNQYIIQRTFAAKSVDEAQKGLVFAAFLKCITPIIVVIPGIAAYYITVHNPAMLENMKQLYGEMVANNVPTMDHTDSAYPWVAQLLPVGVKGLVFAALSAAIVSSLASMLNSTATIFTMDIFKEYINKNASDLTLVTVGRITAVAALVVAIFLAPMLSTLGQAFQYIQEYTGVVSPGILAVFVCGLFYKKTTSNAAITGVLASIVIALLLKFLPINMPFLDQMMYTLVLTIAVIVFVSLSTNPVDDDEKAIKTTAETFKTSGGFAIASYAVLLIVAVIYAAFWNPQLGFGF; encoded by the coding sequence ATGGAAAATGTTGTTGCTGGACTAAGCACTGTTGATTATGTAATCTTCGGTGTATATGCTCTAGTTGTTATTGCAATCGGTCTGTTTGCATCAAAGAAGAACACTCAGAGTGCTGAGGGTTACTTCCTGGCAGGCAAGTCAATCCCATGGTGGGCAGTTGGTGCTTCTCTAATCGCTGCTAACATCTCTGCAGAGCAGTTCATTGGTATGTCAGGTTCTGGCTTTGCTATCGGTTTCGGTATCGCTGCTTATGAGTTTATGGCTGCCGTTACCCTAATCCTAGTTGGTAAGTACTTCCTACCAATCTTCATTGAAAAGGGAATCTACACCATTCCAGAGTTCGTTGAGAAGCGTTTCAACAAGACTTTAAAGACCATCCTAGCTGTATTCTGGCTGTGCTTATATATCTTCGTTAACCTATCATCAGTTCTATACTTAGGTGGTACTGCTCTACAGGTTATCCTAGGTATCCCAATGATGTATGCAATTCTAGGTTTAGCTGCTTTCGCTCTAATCTACTCTGTATACGGTGGTCTATCAGCTGTTGTTTGGACTGACGTTATTCAGGTTGCAGTTCTAGTTATCGGTGGTTTCGCTACTTCATACCTATCATTAAAATGGATCGGTGGCGACAACGGTGCTCTGGCAGGTTTTTCAACCTTAATCAACGAAGTTCCAGATCACTTCACCATGATTCTAGACCAGAGCAATCCTCAGTTCTCAAACCTACCTGGTATCGCAGTTCTAATCGGTGGTATGTGGGTTGCTAACCTTTACTACTGGGGCTTCAACCAGTACATCATTCAGCGTACCTTTGCTGCCAAGTCTGTTGACGAAGCTCAGAAGGGTCTGGTATTCGCTGCTTTCTTAAAGTGCATCACCCCAATCATCGTTGTAATTCCTGGTATTGCCGCTTACTACATTACTGTACACAACCCAGCAATGTTAGAGAACATGAAGCAGCTGTACGGTGAGATGGTTGCAAACAATGTTCCTACAATGGATCACACTGACTCAGCATACCCATGGGTTGCTCAGTTACTACCAGTTGGTGTTAAGGGCTTAGTATTCGCAGCTCTGTCAGCAGCTATCGTATCTTCACTGGCATCAATGCTGAACTCAACTGCAACTATTTTCACAATGGATATTTTCAAAGAGTACATCAACAAGAATGCTTCTGATTTAACTCTTGTTACTGTAGGTCGTATCACCGCTGTAGCAGCTTTAGTTGTAGCAATCTTCCTTGCTCCTATGTTAAGCACCTTAGGTCAGGCATTCCAGTACATTCAGGAGTACACAGGCGTTGTTTCACCTGGTATCTTAGCAGTATTCGTTTGCGGTCTGTTCTACAAGAAGACCACTTCAAATGCAGCTATCACCGGTGTTCTAGCATCCATCGTAATTGCTTTACTATTAAAGTTCTTACCAATCAACATGCCATTCCTCGACCAGATGATGTACACCTTAGTTCTAACTATCGCTGTAATCGTATTCGTTTCTCTATCAACTAACCCAGTTGATGACGACGAGAAGGCAATCAAGACCACTGCAGAAACCTTCAAGACTTCAGGTGGCTTCGCAATTGCTTCATACGCAGTTCTTCTGATTGTTGCAGTTATCTACGCAGCATTCTGGAACCCACAGTTAGGCTTCGGTTTCTAA
- a CDS encoding AEC family transporter yields MSFLDTLAQMSALFLLVIIGFCCNKLKYMDVDFNRKLSSLILNITAPFLILSSVMGDVLPQPEDIPPVLTAGVLSYALLFLLSFIISKIICNDPDAIGSYRFMLIFGNINFIGFPVLASLFGTTAIFYAAVVTIPFNILIFMFGVPIITSGKGKFDFKWRSLFSPCLCATYITIVIVYFQATVPREISSACSLVGSMTVPGSLLIIGSTLAGIPVLKMLTNLRMYLLTLIKLIGIPVLMCALYKISPLDDKYADVLVILFGMPVASIGTMLCLKNNIDGSTMSEGTFLTTLFSVISIPLLALIL; encoded by the coding sequence ATGAGTTTTTTAGACACACTAGCTCAGATGTCTGCTCTGTTTTTGCTTGTAATCATTGGCTTCTGCTGCAACAAGCTAAAATACATGGATGTTGATTTCAACCGTAAGCTCTCATCTCTGATTTTAAATATTACTGCGCCTTTTCTGATTCTGTCTTCTGTAATGGGAGATGTTCTTCCACAGCCTGAGGATATTCCTCCTGTTCTTACTGCAGGTGTACTATCCTATGCGCTGCTGTTTCTGCTTTCTTTTATAATTTCAAAAATAATCTGTAACGACCCAGATGCGATAGGCTCCTACAGATTTATGCTGATTTTCGGAAATATCAACTTTATCGGTTTCCCTGTACTGGCATCTCTATTCGGAACTACTGCAATCTTCTATGCTGCAGTGGTAACCATTCCTTTTAATATTCTGATTTTTATGTTTGGCGTGCCAATTATTACCTCCGGTAAGGGTAAGTTTGACTTTAAGTGGAGATCTTTATTCTCTCCATGCCTCTGTGCCACCTATATAACCATTGTGATTGTTTATTTTCAGGCCACTGTGCCTCGTGAAATTTCATCTGCCTGTTCTCTAGTAGGCAGTATGACCGTTCCTGGATCATTACTGATTATCGGTTCTACTCTGGCTGGAATTCCTGTTCTCAAGATGCTTACCAATCTGAGAATGTATCTTCTGACCTTAATTAAGCTTATTGGTATTCCTGTTTTAATGTGTGCTCTTTACAAAATAAGTCCTTTAGATGACAAATATGCTGATGTTCTTGTAATACTGTTCGGTATGCCGGTTGCCTCAATCGGTACGATGCTGTGTCTTAAGAACAATATTGACGGTTCAACTATGTCAGAAGGTACCTTCCTGACAACCCTGTTTTCTGTAATCTCAATTCCTCTTCTGGCACTGATTCTTTAA
- a CDS encoding LysR family transcriptional regulator: protein MTLTQLHYVLTIAETGSFNKAAQILYVSQPSLSNAIHDLEDEFSITIFYRSGRGVTLTNEGVEFIAYARQVYHQYESLLDKFGKNGTLKKKFGVSTQHYSFATKSFVEMVKKFNTAEYDFAIRETKTREVIDDVSTQKSEIGILYLSSFNKNIITKLLNSADLEFHHIIDCKTFVYLYKDHPLATRDFIEFKDLSDYPCLSFEQGDNSSFYFAEEIFSTKSYIRTVKVNDRASMLNLMRGLNGFTLCSGIICEALNGDDYIAVPYKPDESEDDVMDIGYIVKKNQILSKMAQLYIEEIHNYFKKLTNTDV, encoded by the coding sequence ATGACGTTAACTCAGTTACATTATGTCCTGACCATTGCTGAAACAGGCTCCTTTAATAAGGCAGCCCAGATCCTGTATGTTTCCCAGCCATCGCTCTCAAATGCAATACACGATCTTGAAGATGAGTTTTCAATAACTATTTTCTACCGTTCCGGCAGAGGAGTGACGCTTACAAATGAAGGTGTTGAGTTCATTGCCTATGCACGACAGGTTTATCATCAGTATGAATCACTGCTGGATAAGTTTGGAAAGAACGGAACCTTAAAGAAGAAATTCGGCGTATCAACTCAGCACTATTCTTTTGCTACCAAATCATTTGTTGAGATGGTTAAAAAGTTCAATACCGCAGAATATGATTTTGCTATCAGAGAGACTAAAACCAGAGAGGTCATTGATGATGTAAGCACTCAGAAGAGTGAGATCGGTATTCTTTATCTTTCAAGCTTCAACAAGAACATCATCACCAAGCTTTTAAATTCGGCTGATCTTGAGTTTCACCATATTATCGACTGTAAGACCTTTGTCTATCTGTATAAAGACCACCCTTTGGCTACAAGGGATTTTATCGAGTTTAAAGATCTCTCTGATTATCCATGCCTGTCTTTTGAACAGGGCGATAACAGCTCTTTCTATTTTGCCGAAGAGATTTTCTCAACAAAAAGCTATATACGTACTGTAAAGGTAAATGACAGAGCTTCAATGCTGAATCTTATGAGAGGGCTGAACGGCTTTACCTTATGCTCCGGCATCATCTGCGAAGCCTTAAACGGAGATGACTACATTGCTGTACCGTACAAGCCGGATGAGAGTGAAGATGATGTTATGGATATCGGCTATATAGTCAAGAAGAACCAGATTCTAAGTAAGATGGCTCAGCTCTATATAGAGGAAATCCATAACTATTTTAAAAAGTTAACCAATACTGATGTGTAG